The DNA segment CTTTCTATACAATTTTTAGTGTTGTAGTATTCTCTCCTGAAAACCTATATTTCTTTTATATTTATCTTTTCATCACCTAATATAAATATTATACCATTAAATAGTAATATTTTATAGTTTAACAGCTCCTAAATATTGTCTACTACTTATGATATGATTCACCGTAATGGCCTTATTGGCGGTTTTACAGGTGTTACCTTGAATCTTTTTAGAATATGTTTGCTTCTGTAATCTGAAACAACCAAAGGTAATCCCATCACTCCTCCTGCACAGATTGCAATAGAAGCTATTGCACCAAAAGACTGGTCCAAAGATGTATTAGTAGCACCGTCAAAAGCAGGTTTGTTGCCGTAAATACTCCCAAGCACTACAAGAACGATTATCGGCATACAAATTGCAAATATAAACATATCCATGCCACGTAGAGATAGTTTAATTTCTGTTTTCAGCATTGTATTAAATGTCTTCATTTTGCATTACCTCCTCATCTGTATACCAAAGATACGCATCTTCAAATTTTTCATAGGGACTTTTTTCAATAGCTTCCTTTACTGTTCCATAAAAATCAGACGAAATTCCAACTCCATCATCTTTTATGTTAATTACTATGTTATCACCAGATATAGAAAATTTAATGTTAACATTTGTTTCAGGAGAATTATATTTAATAATATTTTCAAATATATTAAAAATTGCCCTTTTTAACAGCCTTGAATCAAACTGAAAATTGACACTGATATCAGGAATTTCTATATTTAAAATAAATTTATTGGTTATAAATATATCATAATATTATATTACTACCTGTCGAAACCAGCTAACAATATCTCTGCTTTCCTTTGAATATATTTTTTCGTTTATATTTAAGTTTGAATATTGATTTAAATCTTCTATTAATTCGTTTAATCTTAATGAGCTTTTATAAATCATATTCAGATAATTTATTTCTTGATTTTTATCTAAATCATCATTTATAAGAATTTCAGAATACCCTTTTATACTGCTGACAGGAGTTTTTAAATCATGAACTATATCCCCCATTAATTGTCGTTTATCTTCTAATAATTGATCTTTTTTTAGTTCGCTTTCTTGAATTGTATCAGCCATATTATTAAAAGTTGTAGTTATAATTGAAAATTCATTATTTGTTGTATTTTTCATTCTAATAGTCTTATCATCGTTATTAAAAATATTCATTACATGGACAATATGTTCTATTGGGAGAATAAATTTGTTTGATGTGTATTTAGCATAAAAAAATAAAATAAATCCATTAATTAAAAATGTTATAATTGCAATAGTTAAAAAAACACTTCCAATATTGACTCCAAATAAACCTAAAATCTTATAAGTATTTTCATCAATGACTTTAGTAATTAATAAGGTAATAATTATAGAAGCAAAGAATGATGGAATTATAATAATATAAGAGAATAAATAATTTTTTAATAGCATATTTTTTATTTTACTGTTTTTCACATTTAATCACTCCTCACTCCATTTTATAGCCAAGCCCACGAATTGTTTTTAAATATTGTGGATTTTTAGGATCTTCTTCAATTTTTTCTCTAATTCTACTTATTTGTACCATGACAGGATTTGAATCATTTAAATAACAATCCCCCCATACATTTTCATATATTTGCTTTGTTGTAAAAACTCTACTGGGAGATTTCATTAACATCTCTAAAATTTTAAATTCTTTGTTTTTCAGATAAATTTCATTACCATTTTTGATACATAGACATCTAGTAAGATCAAGCTTGAGATCCCTAAGAGTTAAAATATTGTTTTGGCTTTTATTATTAGTATTTGTATAATCATAATATCTTCTTAAGTTTGAATTGACTCTTAATATTAAATCTGATGGATTAAAGGGTTTTATTATATAATCATCTGCACCATTTTCAAAGGCTTTTATTTTATCTAGATCATTCATTTTTGAAGTCAAAAAAATAACTGGAATAAATGAATTCTTTCGAATTTGTTTTAAAAGAGTAATGCCATCCATATTTGGCATCATAATATCAAGTATTGCTAAATTAATCTTTTCATTATTTATAATGTTCAAAGCTTCTTCACCATCTTCAGCCTCAAATATTTTAAAATTTACTTTTTCTAAATGATATTTTAAGGGTTCTCTTAAATCGGCTTCATCTTCCAC comes from the Clostridiisalibacter paucivorans DSM 22131 genome and includes:
- a CDS encoding response regulator transcription factor, which produces MNLLIVEDEADLREPLKYHLEKVNFKIFEAEDGEEALNIINNEKINLAILDIMMPNMDGITLLKQIRKNSFIPVIFLTSKMNDLDKIKAFENGADDYIIKPFNPSDLILRVNSNLRRYYDYTNTNNKSQNNILTLRDLKLDLTRCLCIKNGNEIYLKNKEFKILEMLMKSPSRVFTTKQIYENVWGDCYLNDSNPVMVQISRIREKIEEDPKNPQYLKTIRGLGYKME
- a CDS encoding ATP-binding protein, whose translation is MFITNKFILNIEIPDISVNFQFDSRLLKRAIFNIFENIIKYNSPETNVNIKFSISGDNIVINIKDDGVGISSDFYGTVKEAIEKSPYEKFEDAYLWYTDEEVMQNEDI
- a CDS encoding sensor histidine kinase, translating into MKNSKIKNMLLKNYLFSYIIIIPSFFASIIITLLITKVIDENTYKILGLFGVNIGSVFLTIAIITFLINGFILFFYAKYTSNKFILPIEHIVHVMNIFNNDDKTIRMKNTTNNEFSIITTTFNNMADTIQESELKKDQLLEDKRQLMGDIVHDLKTPVSSIKGYSEILINDDLDKNQEINYLNMIYKSSLRLNELIEDLNQYSNLNINEKIYSKESRDIVSWFRQVVI
- a CDS encoding ABC transporter permease; its protein translation is MKTFNTMLKTEIKLSLRGMDMFIFAICMPIIVLVVLGSIYGNKPAFDGATNTSLDQSFGAIASIAICAGGVMGLPLVVSDYRSKHILKRFKVTPVKPPIRPLR